The segment ATTATTCGAGGAATATAACAcaaatgataatgtaatgttttaCGTTCACTATTTCTATAGaagaggaaaatatatttttgtcacgGTCATCGTAAAGGCTTCTCACGCTATCGTTTTGCACAATGAGCATTTGTTAACAAAAGTGGATTCTCTAGATTCTCTACAAAGAAACTACATACTTATGTAATCAAtgtaactaaatatatatacatttgtagtaattatatatacatattatacataactaGAGATTTATGGctgcaaattaataaatacattattataaatatttatatattattgaatatctgATAaggatgtaaataatttaaaagattaaataatagtgAACATTTAaaggataaattaaaaactcacaaaataaattgtgtaaataatttttattgatgaagaatttttatgcacaataatcttaaaagagaaaaagagagagagagagagaaaatatatatttgtaaaactgtaaatgtgtgctcttttttatatataccgtCACCATAAATGTCACCATAATATATCTCtgtattaatacaaaatgcaatattataaaatagtttcaACTCCAAGGATGATGAATCGGTTTTTGTAAACTTGCTTGCTGAACTGCAGCTGCTATTGCATTTTCTTTTGCAGCTAATACATTCTTTTCCTGTTTAgacattaatcaaatataataatattaagaataaatatatattaatatataatatttataaaatttattttcatattttaatttaactttgtatgtgtgctatataatttaaattatataatattttaaaaaattactatgtcattttaaaaattataaaaaactgcATTATATGATACTACCTTAGCTTCCTGTTCGCTCTGACTAATCTGTTTATCAACCTCTTGTTTTTGTAATTCTGCAGCAGTTTCAGCTGCGTTTCTTTGGATCGCCGCAGCTGCGGCGGCTTCTCTAGCTGCCGCTACTCTTTGTGCAGCTGCTACAGCTCCTTTTAGAGTTGCTAATCTTTGTTGAAGTGCCACAAGTTGTCGAGCGCTGGCTTTAGCTTCGGCTTCAACGtgttgagaaattttttgcgATCTAcatgagaaaatataaaatcatagtaCAAAATAAACGCAGTCGATATAATTTTACCATCTATGGGAATATGGTAAACATAATGAAGAGAACGAACAATCGAGTGAATTAATTATGCACCTGGCAGCAGCTTCTCTCGCTGCTATCTCCTTTGATAAAGCAATTTTCTGCTGAAACAACGCAGCTTGCTTCGCTTCCGCAACTTTATGTTGGGCAAAGACAACATTGTTATTTGCTTCTTTTGCTTGCTGAATCGCTTTCAAAACTTCCGGAGGATATGCGATGGTAGGCGTGCCAGGTACCGGATCCTTCAATGCCTGTCATGcaaattaatgaagaaaagcaatttttttttaatcttatgtGTAAGGTAAAGTTAAAAGAGATTACACACACGCAAATGttgaatcaatattatttttttttaatgcacaaTTCGGAAAGAAATCACTATAAatcaaatgtttattaattttttaaaataagtttacaaatatgtttttttagtgtgaataatatcttaatttgattactattttttgatataagatAATGCAATCTgtttagttatttaattttgctcgATTTTTCTTAACCGAGTAGTGAAATTGTGCACGTGGGTAGGAGAGATTGCGCATGGGTAAAAAAGatgatttttagtttaaaaacaaatccaaattacttatttccaaatttcaaaatttattagaatttattttattactataaatacaatgaataataatggtatattaataataatagtaaattaaacaataataaaaattgttctatctttatctatcttttctattggaatttaaaaatgcgCAAACTCTCGTATTACATAACTTTTCCTTAGCTTTATcttatatactaaatatttatataacaacatgtaaatattatattgttgttgCACAACTGCACATACCTGAAGTGCCACATTATGCGCGCCTTGAAATTGAACTTGCGCGAGCGCAATATCTGGGGTACTCAATGGATTCCAGGGTGAAGCCACAAGATTTGTGGGAGCCCACGACGCAGGACTGAATGCTGGCACAATTCCAAATAAATCAGGCGGCCCAAAAAATGCCACTCCACGCTTTTGCTTTTCTGAATTTGATTTTAGCTCCACTACAGATGCAACGGCAGATAGAAGtataatctacaaataaaaacttgaTTACTCTtcatttttactattaaaaatataaatcaattttgtaagaaaaaaatgtatagtagcttcataaactttaaaatatgtttctcttttcctttcttttttttgcaaagcTTAAATTAcagaagtttaaaaaaatatacatttataaaactttttttagctgttaatatatatgtatacatatgttgcataatttaaaacgttaaaaagaatttgcgTTTAATAaagttcaaaaatttttaattgtctaaTTACCGTTACTAGAGTCTTCATCTTGATGGAATACTGTTGATGATACTGAATCTTTCACAGTAAGCTCCTGATATATATACAACCTGTGATACGAGAGAGAATGCTACAGCGTCTCTAAGATTCACatcatagaattaattaaaattattaaaggtgTAGGTTAAAATTTCATGTAATCGAAACAGAATTATAGGTTCTCATTATCTAATgacaattttttgaaagacATATACTGTACATTCACTACATATCAGATCACTTAGAAATTGATAGCCTGGAAATTGACAGACAAAGATCATATCTCGTCCTCAATATCAGGAAGTAGTTATCCAATAGTGAGTATGTAGCAAGTACTTCCGCTATCTTGAACATAGATGTTAGATAACTTTAGTTAATAGATATTGAGAGGACTTTCAatcttcttaataaatattgtctgcATTTGTTGTTCGATACGCCTCTATGAAAGTGAAACTAGAATAAtacaagtaattatataaaatatttttatttgtattttaatataacacaaataaaattaaaaccatacatttctctctttataaaaaaagaaataaataagttatattataaaaataaaaaatatagatcaaatacatatgtattttaattagcaaaaagtatcaaaataatattaatatatgtttaaataatatgtttaaataagaaagagagagagagagagagagagagagagagagagagagagagagcaaataAAGAGTAAtactgttaatttttatatgattaataagtgtaataataatgctaAAGTACTAAAACCAGcatttaagtataataatatgctaaAGTACCAAAAAcagcatttaaattttttttatttcaaacaattataataaacttaacataaattttgtgtatctaattccatatattttttaaacttaacatacatataattaaaaaactgatagtttaagtaaattttacatgtttttcaattgtaatgtgtttatttatgaaaaaatataaaaatataagaagtgCATAAGAGAGtttcaagattttaatttttaagatttagaaaagtttatataactGATTTTAAgctaaaatttctaaaacatAAGTTGTGCTACCTTGATATTCTTAGTTATCtatctcaatattttatgatatttataaggAAGAATACAGAAAAGAGAGTTACAGAGCAATTTATCAGTCACACGatgatgtattaaaataaataacacaccttttttatgtattttagaaagttGTGATATTTGTATGATACTATAaagctaatttttttaaattatgcagggattacatatttctttaagaaagcagagataaataaaaaaattgtaatgatGGTTTCTTTCAAGTTACATCTccttattttaaagatcttttatttaaagaaaaaaatgttaatataagtTCAAAATTGACAGACAACTCCGTACAACGTATCgagatttttgtttttacatgGTAATTGGAAACTAATTCTGTAATCATAATTCATTTACGAGATACTCGGACCGACATAGAGATTcttcgatataatttaattactgcGCTACgaatattgtatatagtaAGACGATTATATGTAAACAATAAACTATACAAGcgagaattatatgtatatttactaaACGGCATTTCTATTTATGAGTAAAAGTCAattagaagaatatataagcttattataattgcaaatacaaataaaaacgcGCATTAATATACTGTTATACTGAAAGAGTGTAAATGAGTAAGAggttattgattaaaatccaaaaaataaactttatattaacttttttgtggtaaaacaatttttatttttataataattacaaaatatccaTAAAACGCTATAGATGTCTCTTAATGTACCACCACCATAAAtgtattcttatattaataagcgcaaaataatttttaatcccAAGGATAATGCTGTTTTTGGAAACTCGATTGATGAACGGCAGCTGCTATCGCATTTTCTTTCGCAGCTAATATATCCCTTTcctgtaattaaatataatttattaaatgttgaatttacattataataataacataagaaataatgtaataatacttttatataataagatgtagagaaaaattatatattgaaattttgtatatattgttaccTTAGCTTCTTGCTCGCTCTGATTAATCTGTTTATCAACATCTTGCTTTTGCAATTCCGCCGCGGTTGCAGCTGCGTTTCTTTGAATCGCCACAGCCGCAGCAGCTTCTCTCGCTGCCGCTACTTTCTGTGCAGCTGCTGCAGCCCCTTTTAGGGTTGCTAATCTCTGTTGCAGCGCTACAAGCTGCCGAGCGCTGGCTTTAGCTTCGGCATCGACATGTTGGAAAATTTCTTGCGACCTGCATGAAATACAATAGTGTAAGTTGCAACGTCACGATTTGTGGAAATATGCCAAACATAACGACGgaaaacgaaataaattaattattcgtacCTTGCGGCAGCTTCCCTTGCCGCTGCCTCCTTTGCTAATGCGATTTTTTGCTGAATTACCGCGGTTTGCTTCGCTTCTGCAACTCTGTGCTGGGCCATAGCAACATTATTGTTCGCGTATTTTGCCTGTTGAATCGCTCTCAAAACTTCCGGCGGATATGCGATGCTAGGTGTACCAGGCGCCGGATCCTTTAAAGCCtgttgtttaaattattaatatattttttaatatattttaatataatttaaaatagtttgtaatatattttttaaatcacgaATACGATTGTATgtcttgtattattttgcagcggtatgtaaatatataataaatgctcaTACCTGAAGTGCCACATTATGCGTGGCTTGAGCTTGAACTTGAGCAAGCGCTATATCTGGATTGCTCAATGGATTCCAGGCTGAAGGTGCAAAATTCGAGGGAGCCCACGATGCAGGACCGAATGCTGGTACAATCCCAAAGAAATCAGGCGATCCAAAAAATGTCACTCCGCGCTTTTGCTTTTTAGAATCTGATTTTAGTTCTACCACAGACGCAAAGGCAAATAGAAGCAcgatctataaataaatatttaattattttttattttacgcattaaaaaatacaaatattgcaagaaaactgtgtaaaataattgtttttaattttaaaatgtatcttGAAAACAGCTTGCATTACAAATTAGTTATATAAgaacatgtattttttatttgtattaaaatcatgtatatatgattttaaatattttatacaattaaatattattaaatattttataatattatttatatagatttagtcgaactaaaaatatattaccttTACCAAAGTCTTCATCTTGCAAGGAATATTGCTGATAATACTGAACGTTTCATGATGGGTCCCTGGtatatatacaactttttGTACACGAGAGAATGCTTTTGCGTCTCCGAGATAATCAtagaatcaattaaaattattataggtGTACGAAAGgtgtctaataatattttttttttttggaaaatacaTGCTATACAATCATTGCACATGAGGCTACTTACGATCTGGAAGTTGATGGACAAAGATCATATCTTGTTTTTGAATTCAGGAAGTAATTATCCAATGATGATTATGTAGCAAATACTTCCGTTGTCTTCATAGgtaaacttattatatttaacagatattgaaagtattttctagtttcttaataaatactgtttataaatttttatacatttatacggttttataaaattgctactagagatagataaataaaatttatttttattatttaaatatatataacacacataaatacaagaaattttaattactttataataataattaatgttaattattttataataacagttTCTTTATACAGAAATAAgctatatattatgaaaatagtATGTatgttaattgtaaataaatatatatacgtatttcttagagaaataaaaatatgtttaaaataaaattacaatacgttttaaaaacataaaagtatacataattgctataaaataatgaaataaaagcaattatgcattaacaaatgtttaatatattaaatattttattttctctaaaaagtcttaaaaaaatctagattttctcatttcatatatatctaaattttgctataaaatttgaattatttctcAACTTAATATTTGGTTacattattgattaaattccTGTCAGATCTAAAATTCCAGCGTTTGTGAGAGAATGCATTTGTTCGTTTGTTATCTTTGGTCCATAAAGAGAAGCCGTATTGCCAGAATCAGATAATTGCTTTACATTTAACTTAACCATTTCCTCAGGCGAATATTTAGCTAATTTCAAGGTATTTACAAaagaatctttatttttaaaggcAAGTTTACTGCCAATTTtaggatttttaaatttgtaatgcTTAGCAGCGCGAAGATAGctgtcttcttttttaataggCGAATATGTTTCGATCGCAACAGCTTTAGTTTTTAACTGCTTAAAATACTTTCCAATTTCAGGATCTTTGtattcaaaaaattcttcATGAATCACCTTTGGCGCTTTTTTAGCAAAAACATCCGAACCATAAGCTTCGCTGTCTTTATGACCTGCCTTTgatattttgcgatttttacgAGAAATCCGGGATTTTGGACTTGTCGACTCTTCAAATTGCTCGTGATTTACATGagatcgattattattattttgttgtcGTTTAAAAGGTATCGGATTATTATAGCTATCTATTTCTGGCACTTCTTTCACGTGCACATATTCTGTAAATAGAaacattaattcaatataattatgttttataggAACTGATTctgaattgatttattaattataaaacaaaaatttgtgtctgtatattcttttatcaatagatattttaaaattgcacacAGTTTTCAagggaaaaattattttttgaacaaaataaaatttaaaaacatgtaatatttggttgaataattttagataaaattataatgattctAGATTAACCTTATACTGTTTGTAAGTTCTACATACTTTGTTTTGGTAGTTCTTTTTGATAAGATTCTTCAAATTCTTGCTCGAAATCTTTTccgtaatatttaaattgtttggGTTCCATTTCGTCAGAATCTTCATCGACTTCTTCGCGTCTTTTGTGTTTAatgctttcttctttctcttcatcCTCTTCTTCATACTCATGCGATGAGTTTGGGGAGTTAGTATATTCAGCATGATATTCTGATGATgggtcttcttcttcttcatcaTCATCTACTGAATCATGCTTATAGCTGGAATCTGGCTTATCTTCAACGTCGTCGTCATCGATTTGCGCTTTATACTTCCCAAATCTTTCATCGTACTCTTTGAAAGGATAGGATGTCGAAGGTTTAAAATCGCTTTCTGTCGGTGGTGCCTTGAAATACTTTCCTGGTTGACGCTTATTGTCAGTATCATCATCTTCAGAATTTTGTTCATCTTCCTCATCCGGATTTTTATATCctgtagaaaaaatttttaataaatatttatttataatccattttattacattttaacataaaattactaaagtctttttatatttttttaaatcttaatttattaaaaaatgtatttaaaaaattgtattattataattattataagtcAATACATCTCATttaactaaaacttttttttcaattggtAACGTGTGATTTACAAAACAGTACAAACTTTCATCATCCCTATCATCATCCCTGTCATCATCAGGTTGAGGTGTATGCGGCTCCGGCTTATTCTTATTGATGATCTCTACATCATTTAGAATACCCTCTATTGACACAGAAGGATGAACAATGTTTTGTTGCACGTTAATAGGctgcacattattattatgtttctgGCCAAAGTGCAATTGTGGTTGACTATAAAGGGACTCGTAACTGCCTTGCACTTTAGGAACACTATTTTGAACTGGGTAAACTTCTACGCTGGCACCTTTATACTGCGGAAATTGCGGACTACCGTTAGCCGTCTGAATTGGTAcaatttgaccttgaaaacTCGACAGAGGCGACAAAAATGGTGAAACGTTTCTCAATTGAAGAGCCATGTTAAGCTTTGGCCCAGTTCCAAAGTTAAATGCCAAATCCGATTCGGTTGGATAGTTTGCACTTAGAAAGAACGGCTGACTCTCGAAGACGGGTAAAACTTCAGAGAAGTCTGCATTACTCTGAAATTGAATGATCGGGACTGAAATCTTCTTACCATTCACATCTACGGTAGTTTCATCTTTCTGCTTAGAACTCTGCGTCGTTTTATCCGATGACGGAGAGACACTTGATGCCGTTGGAAAACTCAATGTGTATCCGTGTGCGTGTTCGATAACTTTTGACAGAGGATAATTCGTTTTGTACACTGGCACTTGTACGTTGGGAGACGAAGCGCCGTTCTGCGCGTCCTGGGAGATAAGTTTGCTGATACTGGCATACGAAGGATATTTGAAGTCGGAGAAGCCCGATAATTCAATAGATTTATCTTGATGGAACGCTTTGGGCGAATAAACGTCTTGCAGTTTTGGAAGTGACTGCGACACAATCAGTTTGGATGCATCTAATGGATTCTCGGCGCTCGTTGCagtcttatataaattagaattattcaatatatcgaAATACGGAATAACCGGACTTTTTCGATAAGATTTAGTCTGATGAGTAGGCAACGAAGCGTACGAAGAAAGCTGTCGTTTTGGTACACTGCCGTAAGCGTGAGAAGATTTTTTATTGGAATTGGTATAAGAAACTCTTTGTGGTTCCAATGTCGTGGCGCTTCTATAATTCGACAATGATCTCGTAGTAGTATCCTGAGGCAACGATATTTTCGGTGTAGTTCCTCTGAATAGCTCCTGATTATTACGAACATCATAGCCATAATTTATTGTACGTTTTGATCTGGCGGATGTTACTGATATGAAAGTATTAGCCGAGGTAGCGATATTTACAGCGCAACATAATGCTGGTATGAAGAAAATGATGTTTACAATCTGAAATATGTTTAATGCATGCATTTTAAAGGTCATattatgtattcaatataaatattttaatcacaaaaatatgaatattgatatataacaatttatttaattaattgtatattaattaatttgtacatctcaaaaacaatttacaattaaGCGTAAATTAATgcacatacataaattatacaacgcataatattaaataatatagaaaatgcagtaacattttaaaatatttatcaatgctTTTGATCTAATCACgaatcgaaaatataattaatcacaaatGTACGATGGATATCAATATCGTCACATAtttaacgtaataaaaaattaaagtttgacgcaagtcatatttataaataagtaacaaCATTACGATgcacataaacataaatatcattaatcagtaaaacgatatttatttaaagttattacgAAACTGGAGAAACGTACCATCATGATATTTGTTTAGTGAGTACAAGTAGATACGAAAGTTTGATATTAACTGGCGACGATCAACAATTTCTCATCTTTTATATTCGACGTTTACTGATGCGAGACAATAGAATAGTGAACTTTTCTAAACTCAATAAAAAGCGTAAAAGAAAAACCGAATCAAATCACCGCTTCTCTCTGAGCAGTGAAAccataatcataattataatcatgccattgatctttctttttattattaatttatatttctctctttataatttaattgtcgaaaaatgtaatgcaaactatattacaaaaattaatataatataaatatataataaataatattttagattttagaataaaaactactatatatgtatctttaaagtataaaaattttttagagataACAACAACcgcatttacaaaaaaagtgagagagaaatagagaaatttccttgattgtattataattatactgcaTTATTCTGACAATGAGAAAACTTGCGCGAGCATATCTGTATCCGTCATAATAGCATTATGAATTAGCAGAATTCTCTCGAATGAATTTGTGTCCAATTCTCTGAGTATTTTCCGAGAAAGTGACagttgcataataaaaatgttttaatgtgtatatacacacatatatatatatatatatatataaactttattgagtaaatttttaaaataatgactgTTATATATTACGAGGTGAACGCCTTTTCTTTCTGTGGGTTACGGatgagttattattatttcaaataaaaataatgtgattgtgtttctatatacattctatatacattatgttattatttaattttgtaaaaattatataaagagtttctacatactaatataatttaatatatattctaagagatacaactattaattttttattgtctatcaacttttaaattggaaaaaattactaaaaatgcTAATGCAATCATGAAAACGTCTTTGTTCATGTAAAAGTTtgatacttattttattttattagagaaagattaattttggaaatatattttgaaacaatagtgtttaaaaatataaataaattcataaaaaatataatttaaaaaaagcatttcttaatttaaaaatatataagtattacatatgctacaattaaattactctgatatcaaataaaaaatatttaatatatttacatataaatttttatacttttagttatatttagctagttaaaaaataaaattttattaatacttacttctcttctataaaattt is part of the Anoplolepis gracilipes chromosome 2, ASM4749672v1, whole genome shotgun sequence genome and harbors:
- the LOC140663064 gene encoding uncharacterized protein, coding for MKTLVTIILLSAVASVVELKSNSEKQKRGVAFFGPPDLFGIVPAFSPASWAPTNLVASPWNPLSTPDIALAQVQFQGAHNVALQALKDPVPGTPTIAYPPEVLKAIQQAKEANNNVVFAQHKVAEAKQAALFQQKIALSKEIAAREAAARSQKISQHVEAEAKASARQLVALQQRLATLKGAVAAAQRVAAAREAAAAAAIQRNAAETAAELQKQEVDKQISQSEQEAKEKNVLAAKENAIAAAVQQASLQKPIHHPWS
- the LOC140663164 gene encoding uncharacterized protein — encoded protein: MMIVNIIFFIPALCCAVNIATSANTFISVTSARSKRTINYGYDVRNNQELFRGTTPKISLPQDTTTRSLSNYRSATTLEPQRVSYTNSNKKSSHAYGSVPKRQLSSYASLPTHQTKSYRKSPVIPYFDILNNSNLYKTATSAENPLDASKLIVSQSLPKLQDVYSPKAFHQDKSIELSGFSDFKYPSYASISKLISQDAQNGASSPNVQVPVYKTNYPLSKVIEHAHGYTLSFPTASSVSPSSDKTTQSSKQKDETTVDVNGKKISVPIIQFQSNADFSEVLPVFESQPFFLSANYPTESDLAFNFGTGPKLNMALQLRNVSPFLSPLSSFQGQIVPIQTANGSPQFPQYKGASVEVYPVQNSVPKVQGSYESLYSQPQLHFGQKHNNNVQPINVQQNIVHPSVSIEGILNDVEIINKNKPEPHTPQPDDDRDDDRDDERYKNPDEEDEQNSEDDDTDNKRQPGKYFKAPPTESDFKPSTSYPFKEYDERFGKYKAQIDDDDVEDKPDSSYKHDSVDDDEEEEDPSSEYHAEYTNSPNSSHEYEEEDEEKEESIKHKRREEVDEDSDEMEPKQFKYYGKDFEQEFEESYQKELPKQKYVHVKEVPEIDSYNNPIPFKRQQNNNNRSHVNHEQFEESTSPKSRISRKNRKISKAGHKDSEAYGSDVFAKKAPKVIHEEFFEYKDPEIGKYFKQLKTKAVAIETYSPIKKEDSYLRAAKHYKFKNPKIGSKLAFKNKDSFVNTLKLAKYSPEEMVKLNVKQLSDSGNTASLYGPKITNEQMHSLTNAGILDLTGI